TCCTGCGTGCCCGGCCCGACCTGGTCATCGAGCTGCTGCGCGGCAACGTCGGGACGCGCGTTCAGCGCACAACCCAGGGCCCCGGCCCCGACGCGACGCTGCTCGCCGCAGCGGGGCTGCGCCGGCTGGCGATGACGCGGTGGCTCGGAGGCGCATTGGATGTGGCCACGATGCTTCCGCCTGCGGGCCAGGGCGCACTAGGGATCCAGTGCCGACGCGACGACCACATCTCGCTGACCCGCTGCCTGCCCTTGAACGACGCGACGACCTCGACCGCAGTCCACGCCGAGCGTGGGCTCGTCGCGGCGCTCGGCGCGGATTGTCACTCGCCGATTGCGGTGCTTGCCGAGCAGGTCGACCCCGCCAAAACGCAGGCCAAACGCAACTCGGATTCGCACCGATTCCGCCTGCGGGCGCGGGTGCTGGCCAGTGACGGGTCGCGGCTGCTGGAGGTCGATGACACGTGCAAGACGCGCGACCTGCGTCGGCTGGTGGCGTCGGCTGTGAAGGACCTGTCGGATCGCGGGGCGGCGGAACTGCTCGAGGACTGCCGGGGGCTCCCGCTGGGTCGGGCCTCGGCGTCCAAGGCGTCGTAGCGGTTCGGGGCTTGTGCGGTGGGTTTGTAGGTTCCCCGTCCGCGTCGCCAGCTTGGATCAGTTATCATCTTCGTTTCCCCCAGCCGACCGTATGGGCCGGCTTGTTGCATTTGGAGTGCTTGATATGGCTGGCCGTACGCCGACGATTGGTGGCAACTGGAAAATGAACCTGCACTTGCAGGACGCGGTGTCGCTTGCGACCGAGCTGTCGCAAAGCGTGCAGGGCGACGGCGTGCAGGTCGCCGTGTTCCCCGCGTTCCCGTACCTCGGGCTGGTCGCTTCGGTGTTCTCCCAGGCACACAGCCCGGTACGCGTCGGGGCGCAGGACTTCTACCACCAACCCAACGGGGCATTCACGGGCGAAGTGTCGCTCTCGATGCTGCAGGACGTCGGCTGTTCGGTCGTGCTTGTCGGCCACTCGGAGCGCCGCCACGTCATCGGCGAGTGCGATACATTGATTAACGAGAAGGTCCGGGCCGCTCTCGAAGCCGGGTTCGAGGTCGTCCTCGCGATCGGCGAGAAGATCGAGCAGCGCGAAGCCGGCATGACCGACTTCATCAACTACGGCCAGCTGTGCTACGGGCTGGCGGGCGTCAGCGCCGAGCAGATGAAAAATATCACGATCGCCTACGAGCCCGTCTGGGCGATCGGCACGGGCAAGACCGCGACGCCCGAGGATGCGCAGAAGGCACACGCCGCGATCCGAAGCTGCGTGAAGGGCATCTACAACGAACAGGTCGCTGATGCAGTGCGCATCCAGTACGGCGGATCGATGAAGCCCGGCAACGCGGCCGAACTCCTGGCCCAGCCCGACATCGACGGTGGGCTGATCGGCGGCGCGGCGCTGAAGCACGAGGACTTTGGCGCCATCATTGACGCGGCACGCACAGGTGTGCCGGCCTAACCCAACAATTCTGAGACTGACAAACAAGCAACACGCGGGCAACCACGCCCGCACGACGAAGGAAGTAGCGATGGAAACTTTGACACTGGGTGCGGCGGGCCTTGGGCCTTGGGTTTGGGTGATGGCGATCGGCTTCGCGCTGGTCTGTGTCATCATGATGCTCGTGATCCTGATCCAGAAGCCCAAGGGCGGCGGGCTCTCCGGCGCGTTCGGCGGCGGCGCGGGCGGCGGCGGCGCGGGCGACATCATCGGCGGCTCCCGTGTGGGCGATGTCCTCACGATCATCACGGTCGCATGCTTCTTGATCTTCCTCGGCCTCGCGATGGGACTGACCTGGTCTACCGCCCCGGTCACCGAAGCCGATCCTGCCGCAGAGACCGCAAGTGACGCTGGCGGAGCGGGCGCAGGCGAAGACACCGAATCGGACAATGACACAAACGACGGCACCGAAACCGGCGACACCGTTGAGACCGGCAGAGATAGCTAAACCCACCCCTTCCCCACGCGTCACCCGAGAGTCCACCGCATGATCCGATCGATGACCGGCTTCGGAGACGCCTCGGCCGCGGCGGACGGCGTCAACTATACGCTCGAGATGCGCAGTTTGAACAACAAGTTCTTCAAGCTCAGTTGCCGCATGCCCGAGGAGCTAACCGGGCTCGAGGCCCAGCTCGAAGCCCATCTCCGCAAGCGCGTCGCCCGCGGGTCGTTCGGCCTCAACCTCCGCACTAAGATCGACGATGACCGCGCCGCCATGCATATCAACGAGGAAGCGCTCATGGCCTACCTCGGCCACCTCGAAATCGTCCGCGAAAAAGTCCATGATCAGGCGATGAATATTGATCTCACCCAGCTGCTCGCGCTGCCCGGCGTGATGCAGCCGGCCCACGACGCGCAGGCCGCAATCGCCCGCGCCCGGCCGGTCGTGATGGGGCTGCTCGACGAGACGCTCGCCAAGCTGCTGGTCATGCGCGAAAAAGAGGGGGCGGCCCTTGCCCAAGACCTGTCGGGCCTGCTCGGTGGCATGATCCAACGCGTCGAAGCGATCGCGAAGCGTTCGCCCGTCGTCGTCAATGAATACCACGACAAGCTCCGCGCCCGCGTCGACGAGCTCATGGCCAAGGCCCAGCTCAAGCTCAACGAGACCGACCTGATCCGCGAGGTCGCGGTCTTCGCCGACCGCGCCGATATCGCCGAGGAGATCACACGCCTGCGCGGCCACGTCGACCAGTTCCGCGAGGTCATCGCGTCCAAGGACGACGCCCCCGCCGGCCGGACGCTCGACTTCCTCGCCCAGGAGATGTTGCGCGAGGCGAATACCATCGGCAGCAAGTGCAACGACGCCGAGATCAGCCGGGCGGTTGTCGAGCTCAAGAGTACGATCGACCGCATCAAAGAGCAGGTCCAGAACGTCGAGTAACCGGATGTGCGATGGCGGGTCGCAGATGGCCGATGAAAACGCCGGGCCTGCAGTGCGTTGGGCCCATCTCATAATTGCCAGCGACCCGGCTAGAATTGACCGCGTATGCCCGACCCCACCCCCAGCCAGACACGGCCGACCCCCGCGGGTGGGGCCGATCCGCGCTCCACGCCGGCGTCGGTCGCGCAGTCCGGCGGGTCCGGGCCGTCCGGGCTCAGCGGCATGGCGGGCTCGGGCATGGCCGGCCGAAGCAGCGCAGGCAGCGATTCGGGATCGGGCGTCGCGAAGCTTGGCAAAGGCGCGGCCGGCCGACAGCGTTTCGCCGCCGACGAGCTCGCTATCGTCCTGAGCCACTTCGACCTGGGCACGATCGAAAAAATACAGGAGTACCCCCGCGGCTCACGCAAGGCACCCAAGCTTATCCTCCTCACCGACAGCGGGCTCTACCTCCTCAAGAGACGGGCGCGCGGCAAGAACGATAAGTACAAGGTCGCCTTCTGTCACGGCATCCAGCTCCACCTCGCCGCCCGGCAGTTCCCCCTGCCCCACCTCATCGGCACCCGCAAAGACAACAACTCCATGCTCCGCTTGGGCGGCCACACCTATGAGCTCTTCGAGTACATCAAGGGCACGCCCTACGACCTCTCGCTCGAAGCGACGCAGGACGCCGGCAAGATCCTCGCGCTGCTGCACAAGCTCATCCGCGACTACCACCCCAAGTACGAAACACCCGTCGGGTCTTACCACAACTCGACCTCGGTCCACAACGCGTTCCAGGTCTTGCCCCAGACCATCGCAAGACTTAGCCCGACACAGACGCCCGCGCAGGCCCAGCGCGTCAGCCAGATCAACCGATCGCTACGCGAGGCGTACCTCGGTGCGGTCCAGCACGTTGAAGACGCCGGGCTCGCGAGCTGGCCCAAGCAGATCGTGCACAGTGACTGGCACCCGGGCAACATGCTCTTCCGCGGCAGCCGGGTCGTCGCCGTGATCGACTACGACGCTTCGCGCATCCACCAGCGCATCATCGACGCCGCCAACGGCGCGCTGCAGTTCTCCATCATCGGCGGCGGCGACGACACCGGGTCTTGGCCCGACTACATCGACGAGTCCCGCTTCAAGCGCTTTATACGCGG
The sequence above is a segment of the Phycisphaeraceae bacterium D3-23 genome. Coding sequences within it:
- the hemC gene encoding hydroxymethylbilane synthase, whose product is MRRSQKPIVIASRRSPLARVQAEMVARGLSRLHPQLEVQFVWIESEGDQVTTGPLSAVGGKGLFTKAVERAVLSGKADLAVHSMKDMPADEETPGLQIAAVPKRTDVRDVLVARSGAQSLTSLPHGATLGTSSPRRAAQLLRARPDLVIELLRGNVGTRVQRTTQGPGPDATLLAAAGLRRLAMTRWLGGALDVATMLPPAGQGALGIQCRRDDHISLTRCLPLNDATTSTAVHAERGLVAALGADCHSPIAVLAEQVDPAKTQAKRNSDSHRFRLRARVLASDGSRLLEVDDTCKTRDLRRLVASAVKDLSDRGAAELLEDCRGLPLGRASASKAS
- the tpiA gene encoding triose-phosphate isomerase — its product is MAGRTPTIGGNWKMNLHLQDAVSLATELSQSVQGDGVQVAVFPAFPYLGLVASVFSQAHSPVRVGAQDFYHQPNGAFTGEVSLSMLQDVGCSVVLVGHSERRHVIGECDTLINEKVRAALEAGFEVVLAIGEKIEQREAGMTDFINYGQLCYGLAGVSAEQMKNITIAYEPVWAIGTGKTATPEDAQKAHAAIRSCVKGIYNEQVADAVRIQYGGSMKPGNAAELLAQPDIDGGLIGGAALKHEDFGAIIDAARTGVPA
- the secG gene encoding preprotein translocase subunit SecG, with protein sequence METLTLGAAGLGPWVWVMAIGFALVCVIMMLVILIQKPKGGGLSGAFGGGAGGGGAGDIIGGSRVGDVLTIITVACFLIFLGLAMGLTWSTAPVTEADPAAETASDAGGAGAGEDTESDNDTNDGTETGDTVETGRDS
- a CDS encoding YicC family protein, with protein sequence MIRSMTGFGDASAAADGVNYTLEMRSLNNKFFKLSCRMPEELTGLEAQLEAHLRKRVARGSFGLNLRTKIDDDRAAMHINEEALMAYLGHLEIVREKVHDQAMNIDLTQLLALPGVMQPAHDAQAAIARARPVVMGLLDETLAKLLVMREKEGAALAQDLSGLLGGMIQRVEAIAKRSPVVVNEYHDKLRARVDELMAKAQLKLNETDLIREVAVFADRADIAEEITRLRGHVDQFREVIASKDDAPAGRTLDFLAQEMLREANTIGSKCNDAEISRAVVELKSTIDRIKEQVQNVE
- a CDS encoding phosphotransferase: MPDPTPSQTRPTPAGGADPRSTPASVAQSGGSGPSGLSGMAGSGMAGRSSAGSDSGSGVAKLGKGAAGRQRFAADELAIVLSHFDLGTIEKIQEYPRGSRKAPKLILLTDSGLYLLKRRARGKNDKYKVAFCHGIQLHLAARQFPLPHLIGTRKDNNSMLRLGGHTYELFEYIKGTPYDLSLEATQDAGKILALLHKLIRDYHPKYETPVGSYHNSTSVHNAFQVLPQTIARLSPTQTPAQAQRVSQINRSLREAYLGAVQHVEDAGLASWPKQIVHSDWHPGNMLFRGSRVVAVIDYDASRIHQRIIDAANGALQFSIIGGGDDTGSWPDYIDESRFKRFIRGYDSVPDNVLSRAELRVIPALMIQALIAESVIPIAATGQFSRMEGTAFLEMVGRKVAWLQTNTDDLIAAAEG